From a region of the Synechococcus sp. PCC 7502 genome:
- the ntcA gene encoding global nitrogen regulator NtcA — protein MNGGSFPPVVETFERGKTIFFPGDPAERFYFLVRGAVKLSRVYEAGEEITVALLRENSVFGVLSLITGNRSDRFYHAVAFTTPVELLSVPIEQVEKALKEDPELPMFLLRGLSSRILQTEMMIETLAHRDMGSRLVSFLLILCRDFGIPSADGVTIDLKLSHQAIAEAIGSTRVTVTRLLGDLRNQKRISISKKRITVHNPIELSQQFA, from the coding sequence ATGAATGGAGGCTCATTCCCGCCAGTAGTTGAAACCTTTGAACGAGGTAAAACGATCTTCTTTCCGGGTGATCCTGCCGAACGATTTTATTTTTTGGTGCGTGGAGCCGTAAAGCTTTCCCGAGTGTATGAAGCGGGAGAAGAAATTACCGTGGCATTACTGCGTGAAAATAGTGTGTTTGGGGTTTTATCTTTAATAACTGGTAACCGTTCCGATCGCTTTTATCATGCCGTTGCGTTTACGACACCAGTTGAACTGCTATCTGTCCCAATTGAGCAAGTAGAAAAAGCATTAAAGGAAGACCCTGAATTACCAATGTTTTTACTCAGAGGCTTGTCTTCACGGATATTGCAAACAGAGATGATGATTGAGACCTTGGCACATCGAGATATGGGTTCTCGGTTAGTTAGTTTTCTCCTAATTTTGTGTCGTGATTTTGGTATTCCCTCGGCGGATGGGGTTACGATTGATTTAAAGCTTTCCCATCAGGCGATCGCTGAAGCAATTGGTTCTACACGAGTTACGGTCACCAGATTACTTGGGGATTTACGGAATCAAAAAAGAATATCCATCTCTAAAAAGCGGATCACAGTTCATAACCCGATTGAACTCAGCCAGCAGTTTGCCTAA